A window of Chromatiales bacterium contains these coding sequences:
- a CDS encoding SAM-dependent DNA methyltransferase, whose protein sequence is MITGELRSRIDRIWDTMWSGGISNPLSVIEQLTYLLFIQRLDQVQLLKEEKASVSGRPVEQPIFRTDQTHLRWSHFKQTAPERMFVTVRDEVFPFIKTLGLNGDRDPENSTYTHHMKDALFMMPTARVLANVVDQLDSLKADDADTKGDLYEYMLGKIAAAGQNGQFRTPRHIIKLMVALTAPTPKDVICDPACGTAGFLIAASEYLREHHSEAIYKTDASRRKFNAGTFHGYDFDPTMLRIGSMNMLLHGVENPDIRYQDSLAQSVEVDEEKFSLILANPPFAGSLDYETTAKDLLQIVKTKKTELLFLALFLRLLQTGGRAAVIVPDGVLFGSSKAHKALRRILVEEQKLDAVISMPSGVFKPYAGVSTAILLFTKVNPLGKSGAGGTDRVWFYDMRADGYSLDDKRTPQPDKSDLADILARWQTLQSPSPGGEGRGEGESQRPRTAQSFLVPKTEIAGNDYDLSINRYKEVEYEAVTHEAPQVILARLARLEEEIAAGRKALEEMLG, encoded by the coding sequence ATGATTACGGGAGAACTGAGGTCCAGGATCGACCGCATCTGGGACACGATGTGGTCGGGCGGCATCTCCAATCCACTTTCCGTCATTGAGCAGCTCACCTATCTGCTCTTCATCCAGCGGCTCGACCAGGTCCAGCTGCTCAAGGAGGAGAAGGCGAGTGTCAGCGGTCGGCCCGTCGAGCAGCCGATTTTCCGGACCGACCAGACGCACCTGCGCTGGTCGCACTTCAAGCAAACTGCGCCAGAGAGAATGTTCGTCACCGTGCGTGACGAGGTGTTCCCGTTCATCAAAACGCTCGGACTCAACGGCGATAGGGATCCGGAGAATTCCACCTACACCCACCACATGAAAGACGCCCTGTTCATGATGCCCACCGCCCGGGTACTCGCGAACGTGGTCGATCAGCTCGACAGCCTCAAGGCCGACGACGCCGACACCAAGGGCGACCTCTACGAATACATGCTCGGCAAGATCGCCGCCGCCGGGCAGAACGGCCAGTTCCGCACCCCGCGCCACATCATCAAGCTCATGGTCGCGCTCACCGCGCCGACCCCGAAGGACGTGATCTGCGACCCCGCCTGCGGCACCGCCGGCTTCCTGATCGCCGCCTCCGAGTACCTGCGCGAACACCACTCCGAGGCGATCTACAAAACCGATGCCTCGCGCCGCAAGTTCAACGCCGGCACCTTCCACGGCTACGACTTCGACCCCACCATGCTGCGCATCGGCAGCATGAACATGCTGCTGCACGGCGTGGAAAACCCGGACATCCGCTACCAGGACTCGCTCGCCCAATCCGTTGAGGTGGACGAGGAGAAATTCAGCCTGATCCTCGCCAACCCGCCGTTCGCCGGCAGCCTGGACTACGAGACCACCGCCAAAGACCTGTTGCAGATCGTCAAGACCAAGAAGACCGAGCTGCTGTTCCTGGCCCTGTTCCTGCGCCTGTTGCAGACCGGCGGCCGCGCCGCCGTGATCGTGCCGGACGGCGTGCTGTTCGGCTCCTCCAAGGCCCACAAGGCGCTGCGCCGGATTCTGGTCGAGGAGCAGAAGCTCGACGCGGTGATTTCCATGCCCTCCGGCGTGTTCAAGCCCTACGCCGGGGTCTCCACCGCGATCCTGCTGTTCACCAAGGTCAACCCGCTGGGCAAGAGCGGCGCCGGCGGCACCGATCGGGTCTGGTTCTACGACATGCGCGCCGACGGCTACTCGCTGGACGACAAGCGCACCCCGCAGCCGGACAAGAGCGATCTGGCGGACATCCTCGCGCGCTGGCAAACCCTCCAATCCCCCTCTCCCGGGGGAGAGGGTCGGGGTGAGGGCGAAAGCCAGCGCCCGCGCACCGCGCAGAGCTTCCTGGTGCCCAAGACCGAGATCGCCGGCAACGACTACGACCTGTCCATCAACCGCTACAAGGAGGTCGAGTACGAGGCGGTAACGCATGAAGCGCCGCAGGTGATCCTGGCGCGGCTGGCGCGGTTGGAGGAGGAGATTGCGGCGGGGCGGAAGGCGTTGGAGGAGATGCTGGGATGA